The genomic interval CCTTCGGCATTCCCTTCCGCTCCTGGATTCCCTACCGGCACGATATGCGGATCAGGCGTTTTCCTGATCGGTGACGCCGGTCTCGTCGATCTTGCGCCGCTCCTCGAGAAGCTGCTCGCCGGTCACCATGAAATAGACGTTCTCGGCGATGTTGGTGGCATGGTCGCCGATGCGCTCCAGGTTCTTGGCGCAGAACAGGAGATGCGCGCACTGGGTAATCTTGCGCGGATCCTCCATCATGTAGGTCAGCAGTTCGCGGAACAGGGACGTGTAGAGGGCGTCGACCTCGTCGTCGCGCTCGCGCACGGACCTGGCGGCCTCGGCATCGTGGCCGGTATAGGAATCGATCACCGCCTTGAGCTGCGCCATGGCGAGTTCTGCCATGTGCTCGACGCCGAACGCCGCCTTGGAGGCGTTGAAGTCGCCGTCGATGGCGATGACGCGCTTGGCGATGTTCTTGGCGAGATCTCCGACCCGCTCCAGGTCGTTGGCGATGCGGCCCGCAGCCATGATCTCGCGCAGGTCCTGGCCCATCGGCTGGCGGCGCGCGATGACGCGGATCAGCCGCATCTCGACGTCCTGCTGCAGTTCGTCGAGGCGGGAATCGGCCAGGATGGTCCGGTGCGCCCTGTCGAGGTCCTGGGTCAGCAGCGCCGTCACCGCGTCGTTGACCAGCGTCTCGGCCAGACCGCCCATTTCGGCGACGCGGCCGGCGAGGGCCCTCAGTTCCTCGTCATAGGCCGTGACTGTGTGTTCGGTCATATCTCGTTCCTTTCGCCTTGCGACGGAGCCCGGCGGATCAGCCGAAACGACCCGTGATATAGTCCTGGGTCCGCTTGTCCTGAGGATTCGTGAAGATATCCGTGGTTGCCCCCTCTTCCACCAGATAGCCCAAGTGGAAGAAGGCCGTGCGCTGCGAGACACGGGCCGCCTGCTGCATGGAATGGGTGACGATCACGATCGTGAAGTTCTCGCGCAACTCGTCGATCAGTTCCTCGACCTTGGCGGTCGCGATCGGGTCGAGCGCCGAACAGGGCTCGTCCATCAGGATCACCTCGGGGCTGACGGCGATGGCACGGGCGATGCACAGGCGCTGCTGCTGACCGCCGGACAGGCCGGTACCCGGCTCGGCGAGGCGGTCCTTGACCTCGTTCCACAGGCCGGCCTTCTGCAGGCTGGAGGCGACGATCTCGTCGAGCTCGGCCTTGTTCCTGGCCAGGCCGTGAATACGCGGACCGTAGGCGATGTTCTCGTAGATCGATTTCGGAAACGGGTTCGGTTTCTGGAACACCATGCCAACACGCGCGCGAAGTTCGACAACGTCGATGCTCGGATCATAAATGTCCTTGGCGTCCAGGGTGATCTCACCCGTCACCCGGCAGATGTCGATGGTGTCGTTCATGCGATTGAGGCAGCGCAGGAAGGTCGACTTGCCACAGCCGGACGGGCCGATCAGCGCAGTCACATTCCGCTCGCGGATGTCGAGATCGACATCGAAAAGGGCCTGTTTCTGACCATAAAAGACGCAGACCTTGTCGCCCTTCATCTTGATCGGGGCACCGTCCGGCGTGACGGAGCGGGCAACATTGCCCAATTGGGTCGAAGCTACGGTCGCAATCATCGTGAAATCTCCAATTCGTCGCCTACCACCGACGCTCGAAACGCTGGCGGAGGAAAATCGCGATCGCGTTCATGGCCAGCAGGAAGCCAAGCAGCACCAAGATCGCGGCTGAAGTCCGCGCCACGAAACCGCGCTCGGGACTGTCGGCCCAGATGAAGATCTGCGTCGGCAGGGCAGTGGAGGCCTCGAGCACGCCGGTCGTCGGCGAGGTAATGAAGGCATTCATCCCGATCAACAGCAGCGGCGCGGTTTCACCCAGCGCCTGAGCCAGGCCGATGATGGTCCCGGTGAGGATGGTCGGCATCGACAGCGGCAGGATGTGGTGAATGATGGTCTCGTGCTTTGAAGCGCCGATGCCGAGGGCTGCCTCCCGAATGGACGACGGCACCGATTTCAACGACGCGCGGGTCACGATGATGATCGTCGGCAGGGTCATGAGGGCGAGAACCATGCCGCCTACCAAGGGCGCCGATCGCGGCAATCCGAAGAGACCGAGGAAAACGGCCAGACCCAGCAGACCGAAAACCACGGAGGGAACCGCCGCCAAATTGTTGATGTTGACTTCGATCAGGTCGGTGATCCGGTTCTTGGGAGCGAATTCCTCCAGGTAGATCGCCGCCGCGATACCGGCCGGGAAAGACAGAAGGAAGCAGACCAACAAAGCCCAGAAAGAGCCGGAGATCGCGCCGGCCAAGCCCGCCAGTTCAGGGAACCGGCTGTCGGCGTTCAAGAAAAGACCCGTATTGAACGGCTGGCTGATCAGTCCGCGTTCGTTGAGGCCGTCGTACCAGCCGATCTGCTTGTCGTTCACGCGACGGCGGTCTTCAGGCAAAGACCGGTCGACTTCCCCTTTCGCGAGTTGGTCGAGCGGATCGGCGAGAGGAAACGTGAAGGAGACGGTCCTGCCGATCATGTCCGGATTGGCGATCACCCGGTCGCGGACGAGAAACTGCGCATTCGGTGTGAAGATCTGCAGGAACTGGCGCCGATCCGCCTGGTCGAGGCCGGGCTCCAGATCCGCAAGCGCGGACTGGACGATGGTGCGCCACGGAGCGTTGAAGATGTCGTCCCGGTTGACCTGTTCGGGATCCAATCGAATCTCGACCGTGACCATGGTCTGGACGAAGGCCTTGTAACCGGTCAGCACGAGCGACGAGAACAGGATCAGCAAAAACCCGATCGCCATAGAGATCGCCGTCAAGCCATAGAACTTGAGCCGGGTATCTGCAGCATAGCGAGACTTGCGGCGCGCCTTCATCTCGGCAGACGCCCAGTCGACCGGGGCACGCAGCCCCGCGCTGTCATCAAGGGCAATGGTCATCAATACTGCT from Polymorphum gilvum SL003B-26A1 carries:
- the pstB gene encoding phosphate ABC transporter ATP-binding protein PstB, with amino-acid sequence MKGDKVCVFYGQKQALFDVDLDIRERNVTALIGPSGCGKSTFLRCLNRMNDTIDICRVTGEITLDAKDIYDPSIDVVELRARVGMVFQKPNPFPKSIYENIAYGPRIHGLARNKAELDEIVASSLQKAGLWNEVKDRLAEPGTGLSGGQQQRLCIARAIAVSPEVILMDEPCSALDPIATAKVEELIDELRENFTIVIVTHSMQQAARVSQRTAFFHLGYLVEEGATTDIFTNPQDKRTQDYITGRFG
- the phoU gene encoding phosphate signaling complex protein PhoU, whose product is MTEHTVTAYDEELRALAGRVAEMGGLAETLVNDAVTALLTQDLDRAHRTILADSRLDELQQDVEMRLIRVIARRQPMGQDLREIMAAGRIANDLERVGDLAKNIAKRVIAIDGDFNASKAAFGVEHMAELAMAQLKAVIDSYTGHDAEAARSVRERDDEVDALYTSLFRELLTYMMEDPRKITQCAHLLFCAKNLERIGDHATNIAENVYFMVTGEQLLEERRKIDETGVTDQENA
- the pstA gene encoding phosphate ABC transporter permease PstA; amino-acid sequence: MTIALDDSAGLRAPVDWASAEMKARRKSRYAADTRLKFYGLTAISMAIGFLLILFSSLVLTGYKAFVQTMVTVEIRLDPEQVNRDDIFNAPWRTIVQSALADLEPGLDQADRRQFLQIFTPNAQFLVRDRVIANPDMIGRTVSFTFPLADPLDQLAKGEVDRSLPEDRRRVNDKQIGWYDGLNERGLISQPFNTGLFLNADSRFPELAGLAGAISGSFWALLVCFLLSFPAGIAAAIYLEEFAPKNRITDLIEVNINNLAAVPSVVFGLLGLAVFLGLFGLPRSAPLVGGMVLALMTLPTIIIVTRASLKSVPSSIREAALGIGASKHETIIHHILPLSMPTILTGTIIGLAQALGETAPLLLIGMNAFITSPTTGVLEASTALPTQIFIWADSPERGFVARTSAAILVLLGFLLAMNAIAIFLRQRFERRW